The proteins below are encoded in one region of Drosophila santomea strain STO CAGO 1482 chromosome 3R, Prin_Dsan_1.1, whole genome shotgun sequence:
- the LOC120453809 gene encoding protein CLEC16A homolog isoform X3: MFRSRSWFGGPWGGRPKNRLSLEHLKYLYSILEKNTTVSESNRGLLVESLRCIAEILIWGDQHDSLVFDFFLEKNMLSYFLHIMRQKSGGSSFVCVQLLQTLNILFENIRNETSLYYLLSNNHVNSIMVHKFDFSDEDVMGYYILFLKTLSLKLNTHTIHFFYNEHTNDFPLYTEAIKFFNHPESMVRIAVRTISLNVYKVQNPSMLRFIRDKTAAPYFSNLVWFIGKHILELDTCVRTDIDHQSNQKLSNLVAEHLDHLHYLSDILLLEIKDLNAVLTEHLLHKLFVPLYIFSLTPAPPPPSLAVVTQNLAAVLNRNVDIDIQEMHNPRVSSIVALFLLSLVFLVVSHAPLVHALAWVILNGNHSVFKEGAAEILNSYVEHREVVVPGFGEPNESLEQALDTVTGQSSSSCYALSEDSGVESSSPATTELDSQSDAIEAEQIKLRNITDEEKQLLQKSSSSTKADFAEMANPFLDTVLHALDCAENDYLALLSLCLIYAMSHNRDGIKNEWFEHVLAKSTRGAFSYKTALIEHLLNIITQSSQPSSRIRLITVEIALELLVTFTRSSSDDSRCITAAQQDLLFSARNQSMVVLRNFYKSEDIFLDLFEDEYNEMRKAQLNVEFLCMDSTILLPPTGTPLTGINFTRRLPCGEVEKARRAIRVYFLLRRTCQKFLNEKETLLPLTNVVNLVQVENVLDLNNSDLIACTVVAKDSTKQRRFLVIDALQLILVEPDAKLLGWGVAKFVGFLQDVEVQGDKDDSRCLHITVHRGGVTHNRTPLLSAKFLFDDHIRCMAAKQRLTKGRSKARQKKMYQIAQLIEIPGQMDSPVYAVGGTMVASSSGGSGNSSGSSSRSGHHRPMFSTSNRVPGFAAVLRGSNSAGVSRTQMAPNRSIEGSEEIPLEDFQHSRNNSPHSRGKLSPASRSHTPIRVLHYDQLSGHSGSPREASLGGTNALLSQLNGLPREVIPARSSEETSFIGGDGSEATGGSEGRRRGAIETV; encoded by the exons ATGTTCCGAAGTCGCAGCTGGTTTGGCGGACCCTGGGGCGGGCGGCCCAAGAACCGCCTGTCGCTGGAGCACCTTAAGTACCTGTACAGCATCCTGGAGAAGAACACCACCGTGTCGGAAAGTAATCGTGGCCTGCTGGTGGAGTCGCTGCGCTGCATCGCAGAGATCCTGATTTGGGGCGATCAGCATGACTCTCTGGTGTTTGA CTTCTTTCTGGAGAAGAATATGCTATCATATTTCTTGCACATAATGCGGCAAAAGAGTGGAGGCTCGAGTTTCGTGTGCGTGCAGCTCCTACAGACTCTCAACATCCTCTTTGAGAACATACGTAACGAGACGTCCCTGT ATTATCTGTTGAGCAACAACCATGTAAATTCCATCATGGTGCACAAGTTTGACTTCTCCGACGAGGATGTAATGGGCTATTACATTCTTTTTCTAAAGACGCTAAGTCTAAAGCTGAACACCCACACAATACACTTCTTTTACAATGAG CACACAAATGACTTTCCCTTGTACACAGAGGCTATTAAATTCTTCAATCATCCCGAGTCCATGGTGAGAATTGCAGTGCGCACCATTTCCTTAAATGTCTACAAGGTTCAAAACCCGAGCATGTTGCGTTTTATCCGGGACAA AACGGCTGCTCCCTATTTCAGTAATCTGGTCTGGTTCATCGGAAAACACATTCTGGAACTAGACACTTGTGTCCGCACAGATATAGA CCATCAATCGAATCAAAAGCTTTCCAATTTGGTGGCCGAGCACCTGGATCACTTGCATTATTTAAGTGACATTCTTCTGCTGGAAATCAAGGATCTGAACGCGGTGTTAACTGAGCACTTGCTGCATAAGCTATTTGTGCCTCTGTACATATTCTCACTTACACCAGCTCCGCCTCCGCCCTCACTGGCAGTGGTTACCCAGAATCTAGCTGCTGTTCTTAATCGCAATGTTGACATCGACATTCAGGAGATGCACAATCCGCGAGTAAGCTCCATCGTAGCCCTTTTCCTGCTCTCATTGGTCTTCCTGGTGGTTTCTCATGCCCCCCTAGTGCACGCTCTTGCATGGGTGATCCTCAACGGTAACCACAGCGTCTTTAAGGAAGGTGCGGCTGAGATTCTTAATTCATACGTTGAGCACCGCGAGGTAGTTGTGCCTGGTTTCGGCGAGCCCAACGAGAGTCTCGAGCAGGCTTTGGATACCGTCACCGGTCAGTCCAGCTCATCCTGCTATGCCCTCAGCGAGGACAGTGGCGTGGAGTCCTCTTCTCCAGCCACCACGGAACTTGACTCTCAATCAGATGCCATCGAAGCGGAGCAGATAAAACTGCGCAACATAACTGATGAGGAAAAACAGCTGCTGCAGAAGTCATCTTCCTCAACGAAGGCCGACTTTGCAGAGATGGCCAACCCCTTTTTAGACACGGTCCTCCATGCTTTGGACTGCGCGGAGAACGATTACCTTGCCCTGCTGTCGCTGTGCCTCATTTATGCAATGTCGCACAATCGAG ATG GCATTAAAAATGAGTGGTTCGAGCACGTTCTGGCAAAGTCAACGCGTGGCGCCTTCAGTTATAAGACAGCCTTGATTGAGCATCTTTTAAACATCATCACCCAGTCCAGTCAGCCAT CGTCCCGCATTCGCTTGATTACCGTTGAGATTGCTTTGGAGCTACTGGTCACTTTCACCCGGTCCAGCTCGGATGATTCGCGCTGCATTACCGCCGCTCAACAGGATCTGCTCTTCAGCGCCCGCAACCAGTCGATGGTGGTCCTCCGCAACTTCTACAAGTCGGAGGACATCTTTCTTGACCTGTTCGAAGACGAATATAACGAAATGCGAAAGGCGCAACTGAACGTGGAATTTCTATGCATGGACTCCACCATTCTACTGCCTCCCACGGGAACGCCCCTTACGGGAATCAATTTTACGCGACGCCTTCCCTGTGGGGAGGTGGAAAAGGCCCGCCGGGCCATTCGCGTGTACTTCCTGCTGCGTCGCACGTGCCAAAAGTTTTTGAATGAAAAAGAAACACTGTTGCCGCTAACCAATGTAGTCAATCTGGTGCAGGTGGAGAACGTACTTGACCTAA ACAATAGTGACCTAATTGCCTGCACCGTTGTGGCTAAGGACAGCACCAAGCAAAGACGCTTCCTTGTTATTGACGCACTACAGCTCATTCTCGTCGAACCGGATGCAAAGCTATTAGGCTGGGGTGTGGCAAAGTTCGTTGGCTTTCTGCAGGACGTAGAGGTGCAGGGTGATAAGGACGACTCGCGCTGCTTGCACATCACCGTGCACCGGGGTGGAGTCACTCATAACCGCACTCCGTTGCTCTCGGCCAAGTTCCTGTTCGACGATCACATTCGTTGTATGGCTGCCAAGCAGAGATTGACAAAGGGACGCAGCAAGGCGCGACAGAAGAAGATGTACCAGATAGCTCAGCTCATCGAGATTCCTGGACAGATGGACTCTCCCGTCTACGCTGTTGGTGGCACCATGGTCGCATCCAGTAGCGGCGGAAGTGGTaacagcagtggcagcagctcGCGCAGCGGCCACCACCGTCCCATGTTCTCCACGTCCAATCGAGTGCCTGGATTTGCAGCGGTGCTGCGTGGAAGCAATAGCGCTGGGGTTAGTCGAACCCAGATGGCCCCCAACCGATCCATCGAGGG GTCGGAGGAGATTCCTCTTGAGGATTTCCAGCACTCACGTAACAACAGCCCGCACTCGCGGGGAAAACTCTCGCCCGCCTCTCGCTCTCACACTCCCATCCGGGTGCTCCACTACGACCAGCTATCGGGGCACAGCGGCTCACCACGTGAGGCATCCCTGGGAGGAACTAACGCCCTCTTAAGCCAGTTAAATGGTCTGCCCCGTGAAGTGATTCCAGCGCGGAGCTCCGAGGAAACATCTTTTATCGGGGGCGACGGAAGCGAGGCCACTGGAGGATCGGAGGGCAGGCGACGGGGAGCCATAGAGACGGTCTAA
- the LOC120453809 gene encoding protein CLEC16A homolog isoform X1 yields MFRSRSWFGGPWGGRPKNRLSLEHLKYLYSILEKNTTVSESNRGLLVESLRCIAEILIWGDQHDSLVFDFFLEKNMLSYFLHIMRQKSGGSSFVCVQLLQTLNILFENIRNETSLYYLLSNNHVNSIMVHKFDFSDEDVMGYYILFLKTLSLKLNTHTIHFFYNEHTNDFPLYTEAIKFFNHPESMVRIAVRTISLNVYKVQNPSMLRFIRDKTAAPYFSNLVWFIGKHILELDTCVRTDIDHQSNQKLSNLVAEHLDHLHYLSDILLLEIKDLNAVLTEHLLHKLFVPLYIFSLTPAPPPPSLAVVTQNLAAVLNRNVDIDIQEMHNPRVSSIVALFLLSLVFLVVSHAPLVHALAWVILNGNHSVFKEGAAEILNSYVEHREVVVPGFGEPNESLEQALDTVTGQSSSSCYALSEDSGVESSSPATTELDSQSDAIEAEQIKLRNITDEEKQLLQKSSSSTKADFAEMANPFLDTVLHALDCAENDYLALLSLCLIYAMSHNRDGIKNEWFEHVLAKSTRGAFSYKTALIEHLLNIITQSSQPSSRIRLITVEIALELLVTFTRSSSDDSRCITAAQQDLLFSARNQSMVVLRNFYKSEDIFLDLFEDEYNEMRKAQLNVEFLCMDSTILLPPTGTPLTGINFTRRLPCGEVEKARRAIRVYFLLRRTCQKFLNEKETLLPLTNVVNLVQVENVLDLNNSDLIACTVVAKDSTKQRRFLVIDALQLILVEPDAKLLGWGVAKFVGFLQDVEVQGDKDDSRCLHITVHRGGVTHNRTPLLSAKFLFDDHIRCMAAKQRLTKGRSKARQKKMYQIAQLIEIPGQMDSPVYAVGGTMVASSSGGSGNSSGSSSRSGHHRPMFSTSNRVPGFAAVLRGSNSAGVSRTQMAPNRSIEGIRNESAGRSRRRSPSSTSGSNLRADHSDRERSPSVSMGSHSSSQSRENSQPRSTGNRSRESSPRMPRPRSEEIPLEDFQHSRNNSPHSRGKLSPASRSHTPIRVLHYDQLSGHSGSPREASLGGTNALLSQLNGLPREVIPARSSEETSFIGGDGSEATGGSEGRRRGAIETV; encoded by the exons ATGTTCCGAAGTCGCAGCTGGTTTGGCGGACCCTGGGGCGGGCGGCCCAAGAACCGCCTGTCGCTGGAGCACCTTAAGTACCTGTACAGCATCCTGGAGAAGAACACCACCGTGTCGGAAAGTAATCGTGGCCTGCTGGTGGAGTCGCTGCGCTGCATCGCAGAGATCCTGATTTGGGGCGATCAGCATGACTCTCTGGTGTTTGA CTTCTTTCTGGAGAAGAATATGCTATCATATTTCTTGCACATAATGCGGCAAAAGAGTGGAGGCTCGAGTTTCGTGTGCGTGCAGCTCCTACAGACTCTCAACATCCTCTTTGAGAACATACGTAACGAGACGTCCCTGT ATTATCTGTTGAGCAACAACCATGTAAATTCCATCATGGTGCACAAGTTTGACTTCTCCGACGAGGATGTAATGGGCTATTACATTCTTTTTCTAAAGACGCTAAGTCTAAAGCTGAACACCCACACAATACACTTCTTTTACAATGAG CACACAAATGACTTTCCCTTGTACACAGAGGCTATTAAATTCTTCAATCATCCCGAGTCCATGGTGAGAATTGCAGTGCGCACCATTTCCTTAAATGTCTACAAGGTTCAAAACCCGAGCATGTTGCGTTTTATCCGGGACAA AACGGCTGCTCCCTATTTCAGTAATCTGGTCTGGTTCATCGGAAAACACATTCTGGAACTAGACACTTGTGTCCGCACAGATATAGA CCATCAATCGAATCAAAAGCTTTCCAATTTGGTGGCCGAGCACCTGGATCACTTGCATTATTTAAGTGACATTCTTCTGCTGGAAATCAAGGATCTGAACGCGGTGTTAACTGAGCACTTGCTGCATAAGCTATTTGTGCCTCTGTACATATTCTCACTTACACCAGCTCCGCCTCCGCCCTCACTGGCAGTGGTTACCCAGAATCTAGCTGCTGTTCTTAATCGCAATGTTGACATCGACATTCAGGAGATGCACAATCCGCGAGTAAGCTCCATCGTAGCCCTTTTCCTGCTCTCATTGGTCTTCCTGGTGGTTTCTCATGCCCCCCTAGTGCACGCTCTTGCATGGGTGATCCTCAACGGTAACCACAGCGTCTTTAAGGAAGGTGCGGCTGAGATTCTTAATTCATACGTTGAGCACCGCGAGGTAGTTGTGCCTGGTTTCGGCGAGCCCAACGAGAGTCTCGAGCAGGCTTTGGATACCGTCACCGGTCAGTCCAGCTCATCCTGCTATGCCCTCAGCGAGGACAGTGGCGTGGAGTCCTCTTCTCCAGCCACCACGGAACTTGACTCTCAATCAGATGCCATCGAAGCGGAGCAGATAAAACTGCGCAACATAACTGATGAGGAAAAACAGCTGCTGCAGAAGTCATCTTCCTCAACGAAGGCCGACTTTGCAGAGATGGCCAACCCCTTTTTAGACACGGTCCTCCATGCTTTGGACTGCGCGGAGAACGATTACCTTGCCCTGCTGTCGCTGTGCCTCATTTATGCAATGTCGCACAATCGAG ATG GCATTAAAAATGAGTGGTTCGAGCACGTTCTGGCAAAGTCAACGCGTGGCGCCTTCAGTTATAAGACAGCCTTGATTGAGCATCTTTTAAACATCATCACCCAGTCCAGTCAGCCAT CGTCCCGCATTCGCTTGATTACCGTTGAGATTGCTTTGGAGCTACTGGTCACTTTCACCCGGTCCAGCTCGGATGATTCGCGCTGCATTACCGCCGCTCAACAGGATCTGCTCTTCAGCGCCCGCAACCAGTCGATGGTGGTCCTCCGCAACTTCTACAAGTCGGAGGACATCTTTCTTGACCTGTTCGAAGACGAATATAACGAAATGCGAAAGGCGCAACTGAACGTGGAATTTCTATGCATGGACTCCACCATTCTACTGCCTCCCACGGGAACGCCCCTTACGGGAATCAATTTTACGCGACGCCTTCCCTGTGGGGAGGTGGAAAAGGCCCGCCGGGCCATTCGCGTGTACTTCCTGCTGCGTCGCACGTGCCAAAAGTTTTTGAATGAAAAAGAAACACTGTTGCCGCTAACCAATGTAGTCAATCTGGTGCAGGTGGAGAACGTACTTGACCTAA ACAATAGTGACCTAATTGCCTGCACCGTTGTGGCTAAGGACAGCACCAAGCAAAGACGCTTCCTTGTTATTGACGCACTACAGCTCATTCTCGTCGAACCGGATGCAAAGCTATTAGGCTGGGGTGTGGCAAAGTTCGTTGGCTTTCTGCAGGACGTAGAGGTGCAGGGTGATAAGGACGACTCGCGCTGCTTGCACATCACCGTGCACCGGGGTGGAGTCACTCATAACCGCACTCCGTTGCTCTCGGCCAAGTTCCTGTTCGACGATCACATTCGTTGTATGGCTGCCAAGCAGAGATTGACAAAGGGACGCAGCAAGGCGCGACAGAAGAAGATGTACCAGATAGCTCAGCTCATCGAGATTCCTGGACAGATGGACTCTCCCGTCTACGCTGTTGGTGGCACCATGGTCGCATCCAGTAGCGGCGGAAGTGGTaacagcagtggcagcagctcGCGCAGCGGCCACCACCGTCCCATGTTCTCCACGTCCAATCGAGTGCCTGGATTTGCAGCGGTGCTGCGTGGAAGCAATAGCGCTGGGGTTAGTCGAACCCAGATGGCCCCCAACCGATCCATCGAGGG AATTAGAAATGAAAGCGCTGGCCGCTCCCGACGCCGCAGTCCCAGCTCAACTTCGGGCTCGAATCTTAGGGCCGATCACTCGGATCGGGAGCGTTCGCCCAGTGTTAGCATGGGCAGCCACAGCTCCTCGCAGTCGCGGGAAAACTCCCAGCCCAGAAGTACTGGAAATCGATCGCGGGAGAGCAGCCCTAGAATGCCCAGGCCGCG GTCGGAGGAGATTCCTCTTGAGGATTTCCAGCACTCACGTAACAACAGCCCGCACTCGCGGGGAAAACTCTCGCCCGCCTCTCGCTCTCACACTCCCATCCGGGTGCTCCACTACGACCAGCTATCGGGGCACAGCGGCTCACCACGTGAGGCATCCCTGGGAGGAACTAACGCCCTCTTAAGCCAGTTAAATGGTCTGCCCCGTGAAGTGATTCCAGCGCGGAGCTCCGAGGAAACATCTTTTATCGGGGGCGACGGAAGCGAGGCCACTGGAGGATCGGAGGGCAGGCGACGGGGAGCCATAGAGACGGTCTAA
- the LOC120453809 gene encoding protein CLEC16A homolog isoform X2, translating to MFRSRSWFGGPWGGRPKNRLSLEHLKYLYSILEKNTTVSESNRGLLVESLRCIAEILIWGDQHDSLVFDFFLEKNMLSYFLHIMRQKSGGSSFVCVQLLQTLNILFENIRNETSLYYLLSNNHVNSIMVHKFDFSDEDVMGYYILFLKTLSLKLNTHTIHFFYNEHTNDFPLYTEAIKFFNHPESMVRIAVRTISLNVYKVQNPSMLRFIRDKTAAPYFSNLVWFIGKHILELDTCVRTDIDHQSNQKLSNLVAEHLDHLHYLSDILLLEIKDLNAVLTEHLLHKLFVPLYIFSLTPAPPPPSLAVVTQNLAAVLNRNVDIDIQEMHNPRVSSIVALFLLSLVFLVVSHAPLVHALAWVILNGNHSVFKEGAAEILNSYVEHREVVVPGFGEPNESLEQALDTVTGQSSSSCYALSEDSGVESSSPATTELDSQSDAIEAEQIKLRNITDEEKQLLQKSSSSTKADFAEMANPFLDTVLHALDCAENDYLALLSLCLIYAMSHNRGIKNEWFEHVLAKSTRGAFSYKTALIEHLLNIITQSSQPSSRIRLITVEIALELLVTFTRSSSDDSRCITAAQQDLLFSARNQSMVVLRNFYKSEDIFLDLFEDEYNEMRKAQLNVEFLCMDSTILLPPTGTPLTGINFTRRLPCGEVEKARRAIRVYFLLRRTCQKFLNEKETLLPLTNVVNLVQVENVLDLNNSDLIACTVVAKDSTKQRRFLVIDALQLILVEPDAKLLGWGVAKFVGFLQDVEVQGDKDDSRCLHITVHRGGVTHNRTPLLSAKFLFDDHIRCMAAKQRLTKGRSKARQKKMYQIAQLIEIPGQMDSPVYAVGGTMVASSSGGSGNSSGSSSRSGHHRPMFSTSNRVPGFAAVLRGSNSAGVSRTQMAPNRSIEGIRNESAGRSRRRSPSSTSGSNLRADHSDRERSPSVSMGSHSSSQSRENSQPRSTGNRSRESSPRMPRPRSEEIPLEDFQHSRNNSPHSRGKLSPASRSHTPIRVLHYDQLSGHSGSPREASLGGTNALLSQLNGLPREVIPARSSEETSFIGGDGSEATGGSEGRRRGAIETV from the exons ATGTTCCGAAGTCGCAGCTGGTTTGGCGGACCCTGGGGCGGGCGGCCCAAGAACCGCCTGTCGCTGGAGCACCTTAAGTACCTGTACAGCATCCTGGAGAAGAACACCACCGTGTCGGAAAGTAATCGTGGCCTGCTGGTGGAGTCGCTGCGCTGCATCGCAGAGATCCTGATTTGGGGCGATCAGCATGACTCTCTGGTGTTTGA CTTCTTTCTGGAGAAGAATATGCTATCATATTTCTTGCACATAATGCGGCAAAAGAGTGGAGGCTCGAGTTTCGTGTGCGTGCAGCTCCTACAGACTCTCAACATCCTCTTTGAGAACATACGTAACGAGACGTCCCTGT ATTATCTGTTGAGCAACAACCATGTAAATTCCATCATGGTGCACAAGTTTGACTTCTCCGACGAGGATGTAATGGGCTATTACATTCTTTTTCTAAAGACGCTAAGTCTAAAGCTGAACACCCACACAATACACTTCTTTTACAATGAG CACACAAATGACTTTCCCTTGTACACAGAGGCTATTAAATTCTTCAATCATCCCGAGTCCATGGTGAGAATTGCAGTGCGCACCATTTCCTTAAATGTCTACAAGGTTCAAAACCCGAGCATGTTGCGTTTTATCCGGGACAA AACGGCTGCTCCCTATTTCAGTAATCTGGTCTGGTTCATCGGAAAACACATTCTGGAACTAGACACTTGTGTCCGCACAGATATAGA CCATCAATCGAATCAAAAGCTTTCCAATTTGGTGGCCGAGCACCTGGATCACTTGCATTATTTAAGTGACATTCTTCTGCTGGAAATCAAGGATCTGAACGCGGTGTTAACTGAGCACTTGCTGCATAAGCTATTTGTGCCTCTGTACATATTCTCACTTACACCAGCTCCGCCTCCGCCCTCACTGGCAGTGGTTACCCAGAATCTAGCTGCTGTTCTTAATCGCAATGTTGACATCGACATTCAGGAGATGCACAATCCGCGAGTAAGCTCCATCGTAGCCCTTTTCCTGCTCTCATTGGTCTTCCTGGTGGTTTCTCATGCCCCCCTAGTGCACGCTCTTGCATGGGTGATCCTCAACGGTAACCACAGCGTCTTTAAGGAAGGTGCGGCTGAGATTCTTAATTCATACGTTGAGCACCGCGAGGTAGTTGTGCCTGGTTTCGGCGAGCCCAACGAGAGTCTCGAGCAGGCTTTGGATACCGTCACCGGTCAGTCCAGCTCATCCTGCTATGCCCTCAGCGAGGACAGTGGCGTGGAGTCCTCTTCTCCAGCCACCACGGAACTTGACTCTCAATCAGATGCCATCGAAGCGGAGCAGATAAAACTGCGCAACATAACTGATGAGGAAAAACAGCTGCTGCAGAAGTCATCTTCCTCAACGAAGGCCGACTTTGCAGAGATGGCCAACCCCTTTTTAGACACGGTCCTCCATGCTTTGGACTGCGCGGAGAACGATTACCTTGCCCTGCTGTCGCTGTGCCTCATTTATGCAATGTCGCACAATCGAG GCATTAAAAATGAGTGGTTCGAGCACGTTCTGGCAAAGTCAACGCGTGGCGCCTTCAGTTATAAGACAGCCTTGATTGAGCATCTTTTAAACATCATCACCCAGTCCAGTCAGCCAT CGTCCCGCATTCGCTTGATTACCGTTGAGATTGCTTTGGAGCTACTGGTCACTTTCACCCGGTCCAGCTCGGATGATTCGCGCTGCATTACCGCCGCTCAACAGGATCTGCTCTTCAGCGCCCGCAACCAGTCGATGGTGGTCCTCCGCAACTTCTACAAGTCGGAGGACATCTTTCTTGACCTGTTCGAAGACGAATATAACGAAATGCGAAAGGCGCAACTGAACGTGGAATTTCTATGCATGGACTCCACCATTCTACTGCCTCCCACGGGAACGCCCCTTACGGGAATCAATTTTACGCGACGCCTTCCCTGTGGGGAGGTGGAAAAGGCCCGCCGGGCCATTCGCGTGTACTTCCTGCTGCGTCGCACGTGCCAAAAGTTTTTGAATGAAAAAGAAACACTGTTGCCGCTAACCAATGTAGTCAATCTGGTGCAGGTGGAGAACGTACTTGACCTAA ACAATAGTGACCTAATTGCCTGCACCGTTGTGGCTAAGGACAGCACCAAGCAAAGACGCTTCCTTGTTATTGACGCACTACAGCTCATTCTCGTCGAACCGGATGCAAAGCTATTAGGCTGGGGTGTGGCAAAGTTCGTTGGCTTTCTGCAGGACGTAGAGGTGCAGGGTGATAAGGACGACTCGCGCTGCTTGCACATCACCGTGCACCGGGGTGGAGTCACTCATAACCGCACTCCGTTGCTCTCGGCCAAGTTCCTGTTCGACGATCACATTCGTTGTATGGCTGCCAAGCAGAGATTGACAAAGGGACGCAGCAAGGCGCGACAGAAGAAGATGTACCAGATAGCTCAGCTCATCGAGATTCCTGGACAGATGGACTCTCCCGTCTACGCTGTTGGTGGCACCATGGTCGCATCCAGTAGCGGCGGAAGTGGTaacagcagtggcagcagctcGCGCAGCGGCCACCACCGTCCCATGTTCTCCACGTCCAATCGAGTGCCTGGATTTGCAGCGGTGCTGCGTGGAAGCAATAGCGCTGGGGTTAGTCGAACCCAGATGGCCCCCAACCGATCCATCGAGGG AATTAGAAATGAAAGCGCTGGCCGCTCCCGACGCCGCAGTCCCAGCTCAACTTCGGGCTCGAATCTTAGGGCCGATCACTCGGATCGGGAGCGTTCGCCCAGTGTTAGCATGGGCAGCCACAGCTCCTCGCAGTCGCGGGAAAACTCCCAGCCCAGAAGTACTGGAAATCGATCGCGGGAGAGCAGCCCTAGAATGCCCAGGCCGCG GTCGGAGGAGATTCCTCTTGAGGATTTCCAGCACTCACGTAACAACAGCCCGCACTCGCGGGGAAAACTCTCGCCCGCCTCTCGCTCTCACACTCCCATCCGGGTGCTCCACTACGACCAGCTATCGGGGCACAGCGGCTCACCACGTGAGGCATCCCTGGGAGGAACTAACGCCCTCTTAAGCCAGTTAAATGGTCTGCCCCGTGAAGTGATTCCAGCGCGGAGCTCCGAGGAAACATCTTTTATCGGGGGCGACGGAAGCGAGGCCACTGGAGGATCGGAGGGCAGGCGACGGGGAGCCATAGAGACGGTCTAA